Proteins from a genomic interval of Rattus norvegicus strain BN/NHsdMcwi chromosome 2, GRCr8, whole genome shotgun sequence:
- the LOC134485747 gene encoding late cornified envelope protein 3B-like: protein MSCQQSQKQCQPPPKCPSPKCSPKCPPKSTAQCLPAASSCCATSSGGCSVPSSEGGCCLSHHRRRSHRCRRRSSSSCDRGSGQQSGGCC from the coding sequence ATGTCCTGCCAGCAGAGCCAGAAGCAGTGCCAGCCTCCTCCCAAGTGCCCCTCCCCGAAGTGCTCCCCAAAGTGCCCCCCAAAGAGCACAGCACAGTGTCTGCCTGCAGCCTCTTCCTGCTGTGCTACAAGCTCTGGGGGCTGcagtgtccccagctctgagggaGGCTGCTGCCTGAGCCACCACAGGCGCAGGTCCCACAGATGCAGGCGCAGGAGCTCCAGTTCCTGTGACCGTGGCAGTGGTCAGCAGTCTGGGGGCTGCTGCTGA